Proteins from a genomic interval of Rosa chinensis cultivar Old Blush chromosome 2, RchiOBHm-V2, whole genome shotgun sequence:
- the LOC121051856 gene encoding 5'-AMP-activated serine/threonine-protein kinase catalytic subunit alpha-like isoform X3, producing the protein MVQITVAQRWISTVAQRCNTLPPLIRLPITTELSIWQTLYSSADLIHRMTAWEAKDRINIREIKNHRWFQGGDQMFLNDPHGISDQGIDNNILLEAIKKTQCEREYLIQSLIQGEHTGNHHIQAVEEEDAKC; encoded by the exons ATGGTACAAATTACAGTGGCCCAGAGGTGGATATCTACAGTGGCCCAGAGGTGTAACACTTTACCACCTCTTATTCGGCTGCCCATCACTACTGAGCTTTCAATATGGCAGACTCTCTATTCCTCAGCAGATCTAATACATAGAATGACAGCATGGGAAGCAAAGGATCGTATCAACATCCGAGAAATCAAGAACCACAGATGGTTTCAAGGTGGGGATCAAATGTTCTTAAATGATCCTCATGGCATTTCTGATCAG GGTATTGACAACAATATCCTATTGGAGGCTATCAAGAAGACGCAATGTGAGAGGGAATATCTTATTCAGTCTCTAATTCAGGGGGAACACACAG GAAACCACCACATACAAgctgttgaagaagaagatgcaaaATGTTGA
- the LOC121051856 gene encoding 5'-AMP-activated serine/threonine-protein kinase catalytic subunit alpha-like isoform X1, which yields MVQITVAQRWISTVAQRCNTLPPLIRLPITTELSIWQTLYSSADLIHRMTAWEAKDRINIREIKNHRWFQGGDQMFLNDPHGISDQGIDNNILLEAIKKTQCEREYLIQSLIQGEHTGGFWTSIVALDFHPYSLIFYLIFLS from the exons ATGGTACAAATTACAGTGGCCCAGAGGTGGATATCTACAGTGGCCCAGAGGTGTAACACTTTACCACCTCTTATTCGGCTGCCCATCACTACTGAGCTTTCAATATGGCAGACTCTCTATTCCTCAGCAGATCTAATACATAGAATGACAGCATGGGAAGCAAAGGATCGTATCAACATCCGAGAAATCAAGAACCACAGATGGTTTCAAGGTGGGGATCAAATGTTCTTAAATGATCCTCATGGCATTTCTGATCAG GGTATTGACAACAATATCCTATTGGAGGCTATCAAGAAGACGCAATGTGAGAGGGAATATCTTATTCAGTCTCTAATTCAGGGGGAACACACAGGTGGGTTTTGGACATCAATAGTTGCTTTGGATTTCCACCCTTATTCACTCATtttctatttaatttttttatcctAG
- the LOC121051856 gene encoding 5'-AMP-activated serine/threonine-protein kinase catalytic subunit alpha-like isoform X2 gives MVQITVAQRWISTVAQRCNTLPPLIRLPITTELSIWQTLYSSADLIHRMTAWEAKDRINIREIKNHRWFQGGDQMFLNDPHGISDQGIDNNILLEAIKKTQCEREYLIQSLIQGEHTGFCWFAAMRGFELLTGNFLK, from the exons ATGGTACAAATTACAGTGGCCCAGAGGTGGATATCTACAGTGGCCCAGAGGTGTAACACTTTACCACCTCTTATTCGGCTGCCCATCACTACTGAGCTTTCAATATGGCAGACTCTCTATTCCTCAGCAGATCTAATACATAGAATGACAGCATGGGAAGCAAAGGATCGTATCAACATCCGAGAAATCAAGAACCACAGATGGTTTCAAGGTGGGGATCAAATGTTCTTAAATGATCCTCATGGCATTTCTGATCAG GGTATTGACAACAATATCCTATTGGAGGCTATCAAGAAGACGCAATGTGAGAGGGAATATCTTATTCAGTCTCTAATTCAGGGGGAACACACAG GCTTCTGTTGGTTTGCAGCAATGAGAGGCTTTGAATTATTAACTGGGAATTTCCTTAAGTAA
- the LOC112190373 gene encoding histone H3.2: protein MARTKQTARKSTGGKAPRKQLATKAARKSAPATGGVKKPHRFRPGTVALREIRKYQKSTELLIRKLPFQRLVREIAQDFKTDLRFQSSAVAALQEAAEAYLVGLFEDTNLCAIHAKRVTIMPKDIQLARRIRGERA, encoded by the coding sequence ATGGCCCGCACCAAGCAGACTGCTCGGAAATCCACCGGAGGCAAAGCACCGAGGAAGCAGCTGGCGACCAAGGCTGCTCGGAAGTCGGCTCCGGCGACCGGAGGAGTGAAGAAGCCCCACCGCTTCAGGCCGGGAACCGTGGCGCTGAGGGAGATCAGGAAGTACCAGAAGAGCACGGAGCTTCTGATCCGCAAGCTGCCGTTCCAGAGGCTTGTGAGGGAGATTGCTCAGGACTTCAAGACTGATCTCCGGTTCCAGAGCAGCGCCGTGGCGGCGCTTCAGGAGGCGGCGGAGGCTTACTTGGTGGGTCTGTTTGAGGACACCAACCTCTGCGCTATTCACGCCAAGAGGGTCACCATTATGCCCAAGGATATTCAGCTTGCAAGGAGAATCAGAGGCGAGAGGGCTTAG
- the LOC112186000 gene encoding phytochrome-interacting ankyrin-repeat protein 1, whose protein sequence is MIRGRITSSRRRSCIRSGGHGASMDDRGWTQLHIGCRKGDLKEVKRLLNQGVLDVNVATCSGQKSRGVTPLHLAAEGGHVDVMDELLQRGANIDARTKQLGSACGWTPLHNAAKERRREAVKFLVENGAFLPVDMQDCRFNPPLHYCLGLEWAYEDMKRLQQQTSSSGESSC, encoded by the coding sequence ATGATCAGGGGGAGGATTACCTCGTCAAGGAGGCGTTCGTGTATTAGATCCGGCGGCCATGGAGCCAGCATGGATGATAGGGGATGGACTCAACTTCACATTGGTTGCCGCAAGGGTGATCTCAAAGAGGTGAAGCGGCTTCTCAACCAGGGTGTACTGGATGTGAATGTGGCTACATGCAGTGGTCAAAAATCAAGAGGGGTCACCCCTCTTCACCTCGCCGCAGAGGGCGGCCATGTTGACGTCATGGATGAGTTGCTTCAGCGTGGGGCTAACATAGATGCTAGAACTAAACAGCTGGGCAGTGCTTGCGGCTGGACTCCGCTTCACAATGCAGCGAAAGAGAGGAGGAGGGAGGCAGTGAAGTTTCTGGTGGAGAATGGGGCGTTCTTGCCGGTTGACATGCAGGATTGTAGGTTTAACCCTCCACTCCATTACTGCCTCGGTCTCGAGTGGGCTTACGAGGACATGAAACGGCTTCAGCAACAAACGTCATCGTCAGGGGAGAGCTCTTGCTGA
- the LOC112187784 gene encoding 50S ribosomal protein L6, chloroplastic isoform X1: MASPITSSFQTSNLRSAFLGERKGFIVYSAPASNVGFLKKTVECKESRIGKQPIEVPNNVTLKLEGQALEVKGPLGQLSMTYPREVVVEKEDSGFLRVKKAVETRRANQMHGLFSACLNNFLRTLTDNMVVGVSKGFEKRLQLIGVGYRATLEGRILVLSLGFSHPVRMNLPDGIQVKVEENTRIIVSGYDKSEIGQFAASIRKWRPPEPYKGKGVKYADEIVRRKEGKAGKKK, from the exons ATGGCTTCCCCAATCACTTCGTCTTTCCAAACCAG CAATTTGCGGTCGGCTTTTCTGGGCGAAAGAAAGGGTTTCATTGTTTACAGTGCTCCTGCAAGTAATGTTGGGTTTTTGAAGAAGACCGTGGAATGTAAGGAATCGAGAATCGGGAAGCAACCGATTGAAGTGCCGAACAATGTGACACTGAAATTGGAAGGTCAGGCTCTGGAAGTAAAGGGCCCTTTGGGGCAGCTCTCGATGACTTACCCACGAGAAGTAGTGGTGGAAAAGGAGGACTCTGGATTTCTAAGGGTCAAGAAAGCAGTGGAGACGAGAAGGGCCAATCAAATGCACGGCCTTTTCAG TGCCTGTTTGAATAACTTTCTTAGGACACTTACGGACAATATGGTGGTGGGAGTATCCAAAGGATTTGAGAAGAGGCTACAGTTGATTGGCGTTGGTTATAGAGCGACACTAGAAGGGAGGATTTTGGTATTGAGTCTTGGGTTCTCCCATCCAGTTAGGATGAATCTTCCTGATGGCATACAAGTGAAGGTGGAAGAAAACACCAGAATCATAGTTAGTGGATATGACAAGAGTGAAATTGGTCAGTTTGCTGCTTCCATCAGGAAATGGAGACCCCCAGAGCCATACAAAGGTAAGGGAGTGAAATATGCTGATGAAATTGTAAGaagaaaggaaggaaaagcagGAAAGAAGAAGTAA
- the LOC112187784 gene encoding 50S ribosomal protein L6, chloroplastic isoform X2, translated as MASPITSSFQTSNLRSAFLGERKGFIVYSAPASNVGFLKKTVECKESRIGKQPIEVPNNVTLKLEGQALEVKGPLGQLSMTYPREVVVEKEDSGFLRVKKAVETRRANQMHGLFRTLTDNMVVGVSKGFEKRLQLIGVGYRATLEGRILVLSLGFSHPVRMNLPDGIQVKVEENTRIIVSGYDKSEIGQFAASIRKWRPPEPYKGKGVKYADEIVRRKEGKAGKKK; from the exons ATGGCTTCCCCAATCACTTCGTCTTTCCAAACCAG CAATTTGCGGTCGGCTTTTCTGGGCGAAAGAAAGGGTTTCATTGTTTACAGTGCTCCTGCAAGTAATGTTGGGTTTTTGAAGAAGACCGTGGAATGTAAGGAATCGAGAATCGGGAAGCAACCGATTGAAGTGCCGAACAATGTGACACTGAAATTGGAAGGTCAGGCTCTGGAAGTAAAGGGCCCTTTGGGGCAGCTCTCGATGACTTACCCACGAGAAGTAGTGGTGGAAAAGGAGGACTCTGGATTTCTAAGGGTCAAGAAAGCAGTGGAGACGAGAAGGGCCAATCAAATGCACGGCCTTTTCAG GACACTTACGGACAATATGGTGGTGGGAGTATCCAAAGGATTTGAGAAGAGGCTACAGTTGATTGGCGTTGGTTATAGAGCGACACTAGAAGGGAGGATTTTGGTATTGAGTCTTGGGTTCTCCCATCCAGTTAGGATGAATCTTCCTGATGGCATACAAGTGAAGGTGGAAGAAAACACCAGAATCATAGTTAGTGGATATGACAAGAGTGAAATTGGTCAGTTTGCTGCTTCCATCAGGAAATGGAGACCCCCAGAGCCATACAAAGGTAAGGGAGTGAAATATGCTGATGAAATTGTAAGaagaaaggaaggaaaagcagGAAAGAAGAAGTAA